A single window of Syntrophus aciditrophicus SB DNA harbors:
- a CDS encoding acetate--CoA ligase family protein, whose translation MMTQKLVKLFSPDSVAVIGASNSFDKLGYHVMKSLVGHYAGKIYPINLKGGKVWNLDSYASLAEVPGNIDLAIIVVPAALVPETLHQCGGKGVKGAVLITAGFREIEDSQGGVLQERIRKICDQYEMPIIGPNTSGFANIAFGIDASFTSEFCELEKGGVAIISQSGGLCHLCGFLALHQRMGVSSLMSLGNRLNVGFPEAVRFFIEEDEATKVIALYIEGLDEPRELLDMARSLRGKKPIVAYKSGKSAKSDSASKFHTGSLAGNHEIWKGAFRQAGILEVTSSEELIDTAKVLDSCALARGNRITVLSGQAGPGIIAADALEAYGLSLSQFSAATKEKINEYLPPIVIRTNPVDMGPVWYNPKAMFDILNAVIEDEGTDGVIFINLYASANLSLASAMAEHIKNIDAFKKPVIGVITAPPGVWDDGIKRLDRKKGIAILPTPERAAKAMSNLWKANLLSARGK comes from the coding sequence ATGATGACGCAAAAACTGGTGAAGCTTTTTTCTCCCGACTCGGTAGCGGTCATAGGGGCGTCGAACAGTTTTGACAAACTTGGTTATCACGTAATGAAGAGCCTTGTCGGCCATTATGCGGGCAAAATATACCCCATCAATCTGAAAGGGGGAAAGGTGTGGAACCTTGACTCTTATGCGTCCCTAGCAGAAGTCCCGGGGAACATCGACCTTGCGATCATTGTGGTGCCTGCCGCTCTTGTGCCTGAGACATTACATCAGTGCGGGGGAAAGGGAGTCAAAGGGGCAGTGCTTATAACTGCGGGTTTCCGGGAAATTGAAGACTCGCAGGGAGGAGTCCTTCAGGAACGGATTCGCAAAATATGCGATCAATACGAGATGCCGATCATCGGCCCCAATACATCCGGTTTTGCCAACATTGCCTTCGGGATTGATGCCTCTTTCACCTCTGAGTTCTGTGAATTGGAAAAGGGCGGCGTAGCCATCATAAGCCAGAGCGGAGGACTATGCCACTTGTGTGGGTTTCTGGCCCTTCATCAGAGAATGGGAGTATCGTCATTGATGAGCCTCGGAAATCGGCTCAACGTGGGTTTCCCGGAAGCCGTGCGGTTCTTTATTGAAGAAGACGAGGCCACTAAGGTCATTGCCCTTTACATAGAGGGCCTCGATGAACCGAGGGAACTCCTTGACATGGCCAGATCGTTGAGAGGGAAAAAACCCATCGTCGCCTATAAATCTGGAAAAAGCGCAAAAAGCGATAGTGCAAGCAAATTCCACACCGGCTCCCTTGCCGGCAATCATGAGATTTGGAAAGGCGCTTTTCGTCAGGCGGGGATTCTGGAGGTTACGTCCTCAGAGGAATTGATTGACACGGCAAAAGTGCTCGATTCCTGCGCTCTCGCCCGGGGAAATCGCATTACGGTTCTTTCCGGCCAGGCAGGTCCTGGAATCATAGCAGCAGATGCCCTGGAAGCATATGGATTAAGTCTCTCGCAGTTCTCTGCGGCAACGAAGGAAAAGATCAATGAGTATCTTCCACCCATTGTCATCCGCACCAATCCGGTTGACATGGGTCCTGTGTGGTACAATCCGAAAGCCATGTTCGATATCCTCAATGCAGTGATCGAGGATGAAGGCACAGATGGCGTCATCTTTATCAACCTGTATGCGTCAGCGAATCTTTCCCTGGCATCTGCGATGGCAGAGCACATTAAGAATATCGATGCTTTTAAAAAACCGGTAATTGGTGTTATTACAGCGCCCCCCGGGGTTTGGGACGACGGGATAAAAAGGCTCGACAGGAAAAAGGGTATCGCAATCCTTCCTACGCCTGAACGTGCCGCGAAAGCCATGAGCAATCTTTGGAAAGCCAATCTATTGTCAGCAAGGGGGAAGTAA
- a CDS encoding COG4315 family predicted lipoprotein, translating into MKRSYSLFLAILTIVFFSGIALAMHHEVKIAEKEGLGKYLADTEGKTLYWYQKDTPGKSACLKGCLEKWPIFYRESVAPPSSISKDDFGTITREDGKKQTTFRGYPLYYWINDVNPADTKGHGINNVWFVVNPDNFPPKK; encoded by the coding sequence ATGAAACGATCATATTCACTGTTTTTGGCAATTCTGACCATCGTATTTTTTTCAGGTATAGCTCTGGCCATGCATCACGAGGTAAAAATTGCCGAGAAAGAGGGGTTGGGAAAGTATCTGGCTGACACGGAAGGTAAAACATTATATTGGTATCAAAAGGATACACCGGGGAAAAGTGCATGTTTAAAGGGTTGTCTCGAAAAATGGCCCATCTTTTACCGTGAGAGCGTTGCGCCTCCGTCATCCATATCCAAGGATGACTTCGGTACCATCACCAGAGAAGATGGGAAAAAACAGACCACTTTTAGAGGATATCCTTTGTATTATTGGATTAATGATGTCAACCCAGCGGATACAAAAGGACATGGGATTAATAATGTCTGGTTTGTAGTAAATCCAGACAACTTTCCCCCAAAGAAATAA
- a CDS encoding DUF4372 domain-containing protein, whose protein sequence is MEKYNGNFSVKHFTCLGQFRIMAFAQLMYRESLRD, encoded by the coding sequence TTGGAGAAATACAACGGCAATTTCAGCGTCAAGCATTTCACTTGTCTCGGTCAGTTCCGGATCATGGCTTTTGCCCAGTTGATGTATCGCGAAAGTTTGAGAGACTGA